One genomic region from Stutzerimonas decontaminans encodes:
- a CDS encoding aspartate kinase, giving the protein MHTVEKIGGTSMSRFEEVLDNIFIGRREGAALYQRIFVVSAYSGMTNLLLEHKKTGEPGVYQRFADAQSEGAWREALENVRQRMLEKNAELFSSEYELHAANQFINSRIDDASECMHSLQKLCAYGHFQLSEHLMKVREMLASLGEAHSAFNSVLALKQRGVNARLADLTGWQQEAPLPFEEMIASHFAGFDLSRELVVATGYTHCAEGLMNTYDRGYSEITFAQIAAATGAHEAIIHKEFHLSSADPNLVGADKVVTIGRTNYDVADQLSNLGMEAIHPRAAKTLRRAGVELRIKNAFEPEHGGTLISQDYKSEKPCVEIIAGRKDVFGIEVFDQDMLGDISHDMEISKLLKQLKLYVVNKDSDANSITYYASGSRKLINRAAKLIEEKYPAAEVTVHNLAIVSAIGSDLKVKGILAKTVAALAGAGISIQAIHQSIRQVEMQCVVNEEDYDAAIAALHRALIEPENHGDVIAAA; this is encoded by the coding sequence ATGCATACCGTAGAAAAGATCGGCGGCACGTCGATGAGCCGCTTCGAGGAAGTCCTCGACAACATCTTCATCGGCCGCCGGGAAGGCGCAGCGCTGTACCAGCGCATCTTCGTCGTCTCGGCCTACAGCGGCATGACCAATCTGTTGCTGGAGCACAAGAAGACCGGCGAGCCGGGCGTCTATCAGCGCTTCGCCGATGCGCAGAGCGAAGGCGCCTGGCGCGAGGCGCTGGAGAACGTGCGCCAGCGCATGCTGGAAAAGAACGCCGAGCTGTTCAGCTCCGAATATGAGCTGCATGCCGCCAACCAGTTCATCAATTCGCGCATCGACGATGCCAGCGAGTGCATGCACAGCCTGCAGAAGCTCTGTGCCTACGGCCACTTCCAGCTCTCCGAGCACCTGATGAAGGTACGCGAGATGCTCGCCTCCCTCGGTGAAGCGCACAGCGCCTTCAACTCGGTGCTGGCGCTCAAGCAGCGCGGCGTCAACGCCCGTCTGGCCGACCTCACCGGCTGGCAGCAGGAAGCACCGCTGCCGTTCGAGGAGATGATCGCCAGCCATTTCGCCGGCTTCGATCTGAGCCGCGAACTGGTGGTCGCCACCGGCTACACGCATTGCGCCGAAGGCCTGATGAACACCTACGACCGCGGCTACAGCGAGATCACCTTCGCCCAGATCGCCGCCGCCACCGGCGCCCATGAAGCGATCATCCACAAGGAATTCCACCTCTCTTCCGCCGACCCGAACCTGGTTGGTGCCGACAAGGTGGTGACCATCGGCCGCACCAACTATGACGTTGCCGACCAGCTGTCGAATCTCGGCATGGAAGCGATCCATCCGCGCGCGGCCAAAACCCTGCGTCGTGCCGGTGTCGAGCTGCGCATCAAGAATGCCTTCGAGCCCGAGCACGGCGGCACGCTGATCAGCCAGGACTACAAGTCCGAGAAGCCCTGCGTGGAAATCATCGCCGGGCGCAAAGACGTTTTCGGCATCGAGGTGTTCGACCAGGACATGCTCGGCGACATCAGCCACGACATGGAGATCAGCAAGCTGCTCAAGCAGCTCAAGCTCTACGTGGTGAACAAGGACTCCGATGCCAACAGCATCACCTACTACGCCTCCGGCTCGCGCAAGCTGATCAACCGCGCGGCCAAGCTGATCGAGGAGAAGTACCCGGCCGCCGAGGTCACGGTGCACAACCTGGCCATCGTTTCGGCGATCGGTTCGGATCTGAAGGTCAAGGGCATCCTGGCCAAGACCGTAGCGGCTTTGGCTGGAGCGGGCATCAGCATCCAGGCGATCCACCAGTCGATCCGCCAGGTGGAGATGCAGTGCGTGGTCAACGAAGAGGACTACGACGCCGCGATCGCTGCGCTGCACCGCGCATTGATCGAGCCGGAAAACCACGGCGACGTGATCGCCGCGGCCTGA
- the ectB gene encoding diaminobutyrate--2-oxoglutarate transaminase: protein MKTFELNESKVRSYCRSFPVVFNQAQGAELVTQDGKRYIDFLAGAGTLNYGHNHPVLKQALLEYIQNDGITHGLDMYTAAKERFLETFNRLILEPRGMGDYRMQFTGPTGTNAVEAAMKLARKVTGRNNIISFTNGFHGCSIGALAATGNQHHRGGSGISLTDVSRMPYANYFGDKTNTIGMMDKLLSDPSSGIDKPAAVIVEVVQGEGGLNTASTEWMRKLEKLCRKHEMLLIVDDIQAGCGRTGTFFSFEEMGIQPDIVTLSKSLSGYGLPFAMVLLRQELDQWKPGEHNGTFRGNNHAFVTAAAAVEHFWQNDEFANSVKAKGKRIADGMQRIVRRHGPDSLFLKGRGMMIGISCPDGDIAAAVCRHAFENGLVIETSGAHSEVVKCLCPLIISDEQIDKALAILDKAFAAVMSEQTENQAS from the coding sequence ATGAAAACTTTTGAACTGAATGAATCCAAGGTTCGTAGCTATTGCCGTTCCTTCCCCGTGGTCTTCAACCAGGCCCAGGGCGCCGAGCTGGTCACCCAGGACGGCAAGCGTTACATCGACTTCCTCGCCGGTGCCGGCACGCTCAACTACGGGCACAACCACCCGGTACTCAAGCAGGCGCTGCTCGAGTACATCCAGAACGACGGCATCACTCACGGCCTGGACATGTACACCGCGGCCAAGGAGCGTTTCCTCGAAACCTTCAACCGTCTGATCCTCGAACCGCGCGGCATGGGCGACTACCGCATGCAGTTCACCGGCCCGACCGGCACCAACGCGGTCGAGGCGGCGATGAAGCTGGCGCGCAAGGTCACCGGACGTAACAACATCATCAGCTTCACCAACGGCTTCCACGGCTGCAGCATCGGCGCGCTGGCCGCAACCGGCAACCAGCATCACCGCGGTGGTTCGGGCATCAGCCTCACCGACGTCAGCCGCATGCCGTACGCCAACTATTTCGGCGACAAGACCAACACCATCGGCATGATGGACAAGCTGCTCTCCGACCCCTCCAGCGGCATCGACAAGCCGGCCGCGGTGATCGTCGAGGTGGTGCAGGGCGAAGGCGGACTGAACACCGCGTCGACCGAGTGGATGCGCAAGCTCGAGAAGCTCTGCCGCAAGCACGAGATGCTGCTGATCGTCGACGACATCCAGGCCGGTTGCGGCCGCACCGGGACCTTCTTCAGCTTCGAAGAGATGGGCATCCAGCCGGATATCGTCACGCTGTCCAAGTCGCTGTCCGGCTACGGCCTGCCGTTCGCCATGGTGCTGCTGCGCCAGGAGCTGGACCAGTGGAAGCCGGGCGAGCACAACGGCACCTTCCGCGGCAACAACCATGCGTTCGTCACTGCCGCCGCAGCCGTCGAGCACTTCTGGCAGAACGACGAGTTCGCCAACAGCGTCAAGGCCAAGGGCAAGCGCATTGCCGACGGCATGCAGCGCATCGTCCGCCGGCACGGCCCGGATTCACTGTTCCTCAAGGGCCGCGGAATGATGATCGGCATCAGCTGCCCGGATGGCGACATCGCCGCCGCCGTCTGCCGTCACGCCTTCGAGAACGGTCTGGTGATCGAAACCAGCGGCGCCCACAGCGAAGTGGTCAAGTGCCTCTGCCCGCTGATCATCAGCGACGAGCAGATCGACAAGGCGCTCGCCATCCTCGACAAGGCGTTCGCCGCCGTGATGAGCGAGCAGACCGAAAACCAAGCTTCCTGA
- a CDS encoding ectoine synthase: protein MIVRTLAECEQTDRKVHSKTGTWDSTRLLLKDDNMGFSFHITTIYAGSETHIHYQNHLESVYCMSGNGEIETIADGKIYKIEPGTLYILDKHDEHLLRGGSEDMKMACVFNPPLNGKEVHDESGVYPLEAETV from the coding sequence ATGATCGTCAGAACCCTCGCCGAGTGCGAGCAGACCGACCGCAAGGTCCACAGCAAGACCGGCACCTGGGACAGCACCCGCCTGTTGCTCAAAGACGACAACATGGGGTTCTCGTTCCACATCACCACCATCTACGCCGGCAGCGAGACGCACATCCACTACCAGAACCACCTGGAGTCGGTGTACTGCATGAGCGGCAATGGCGAGATCGAGACCATCGCCGACGGCAAGATCTACAAGATCGAACCCGGCACGCTGTATATCCTCGACAAGCACGACGAGCACCTGCTGCGTGGCGGCAGCGAGGATATGAAGATGGCCTGCGTCTTCAACCCGCCGCTCAACGGCAAGGAAGTGCATGACGAGAGCGGCGTCTATCCGCTGGAGGCCGAAACCGTCTGA
- the thpD gene encoding ectoine hydroxylase → MQADLYPSRQEDQPSWQERLDPVVYRSDLENAPIAAELIERFERDGYLVIPNLFSADEVAVFRAELERMRQDPAVAGSGKTIKEPDSGAIRSVFDIHSDNDLFARVAADERTAGIARFILGGDLYVHQSRMNFKPGFTGKEFYWHSDFETWHVEDGMPRMRCLSCSILLTDNEPHNGPLMLMPGSHKHYVRCVGATPENHYEKSLRKQEIGIPDQNSLSELASRFGIDCATGPAGSVVFFDCNTMHGSNSNITPSARSNLFYVYNHVDNAVQPPFCEQKPRPAFVAERENFKPLDIQPQQYL, encoded by the coding sequence ATGCAAGCCGACCTGTATCCCTCGCGCCAGGAAGACCAGCCCAGCTGGCAGGAACGCCTGGATCCGGTCGTCTACCGCAGCGACCTGGAGAATGCGCCGATAGCGGCAGAGCTGATCGAGCGCTTCGAGCGCGACGGCTACCTGGTCATCCCCAATCTGTTCAGCGCCGACGAAGTCGCGGTATTCCGTGCCGAACTCGAGCGCATGCGCCAGGACCCGGCCGTCGCCGGCTCCGGCAAGACCATCAAGGAACCCGACAGCGGTGCGATCCGCTCGGTGTTCGACATCCATAGCGACAATGATCTGTTCGCCCGCGTGGCAGCCGACGAGCGCACCGCCGGCATCGCCCGCTTCATTCTCGGTGGCGATCTGTACGTGCATCAGTCGCGGATGAACTTCAAGCCCGGCTTCACTGGCAAGGAGTTCTACTGGCACTCGGATTTCGAGACCTGGCACGTCGAAGACGGCATGCCGCGCATGCGCTGCCTGTCCTGCTCGATCCTGCTGACCGACAACGAGCCGCACAACGGCCCGCTGATGCTCATGCCCGGTTCGCACAAGCACTACGTGCGTTGCGTCGGTGCCACGCCGGAAAACCACTACGAAAAATCCCTGCGCAAGCAGGAGATCGGCATCCCCGATCAGAACAGTCTCAGCGAGCTGGCCAGCCGCTTCGGCATCGATTGCGCCACCGGCCCGGCCGGCAGCGTGGTGTTCTTCGACTGCAACACCATGCACGGCTCCAACAGCAACATCACGCCAAGTGCACGGAGCAATCTGTTCTACGTCTACAACCACGTGGATAATGCCGTGCAGCCGCCGTTCTGCGAGCAGAAACCCCGCCCGGCCTTCGTCGCCGAGCGTGAGAACTTCAAGCCGCTGGACATTCAGCCGCAACAGTATCTCTGA
- a CDS encoding YdcH family protein, producing MFPEYRDLITRLKAENKTFAHLFDEHNALDQRVKNIEAHIVPGTDSEVENLKKEKLQLKDRLYAMLKEASAA from the coding sequence ATGTTTCCCGAGTACCGCGATCTGATCACCCGCCTCAAGGCAGAAAACAAGACCTTTGCTCACCTGTTCGACGAGCACAATGCGTTGGACCAACGGGTCAAGAACATCGAAGCGCACATCGTGCCGGGCACCGACAGCGAGGTCGAAAACCTGAAAAAGGAAAAGCTGCAGCTCAAGGACCGCCTCTACGCCATGCTCAAGGAAGCATCCGCCGCCTGA
- the trhP gene encoding prephenate-dependent tRNA uridine(34) hydroxylase TrhP, with product MSTPYRTELLSPAGTLKSMRYAFAYGADAVYAGQPRYSLRVRNNEFDHANLKLGIDEAHALGKQFYVVVNIAPHNAKLKTFIKDLEPVVAMGPDALIMSDPGLIMLVRQHFPQQTIHLSVQANAVNWATVKFWESQGVSRVILSRELSLEEIGEIREQVPGMELEVFVHGALCMAYSGRCLLSGYINKRDPNQGSCTNACRWEYKTHEAKENEVGDIVHKYEPIVVQPAQAASAEPTLGVGAPTDEVFLLEDSSRPGEFMSAFEDEHGTYIMNSKDLRAVQHVERLVKMGVHSLKIEGRTKSHYYVARTAQVYRKAIDDALAGRPFDKSLMDTLESLAHRGYTEGFLRRHVHDEYQNYERGFSLSERQQFVGELTGERRNGLAEVKVKNRFAVGDRLELMTPQGNLNLRLERLENKRSEAIEVAPGDGHTVYLPVPEDIDLRYALLMRELDGSTTRG from the coding sequence ATGAGCACCCCTTACCGCACCGAGCTGCTGTCGCCCGCCGGCACGCTGAAATCCATGCGCTACGCCTTCGCCTACGGCGCCGATGCGGTATACGCCGGGCAGCCGCGTTACAGCCTGCGCGTGCGCAACAACGAGTTCGACCATGCCAACCTCAAGCTCGGCATCGACGAGGCACATGCGCTGGGCAAGCAGTTCTACGTGGTGGTCAACATCGCGCCGCACAATGCCAAGCTGAAGACCTTCATCAAGGACCTGGAGCCGGTCGTGGCGATGGGTCCCGACGCGCTGATCATGTCCGACCCCGGCCTGATCATGCTGGTGCGCCAGCACTTCCCGCAGCAGACCATCCACCTCTCGGTGCAGGCCAACGCGGTCAACTGGGCCACCGTGAAGTTCTGGGAAAGCCAGGGCGTCTCCCGGGTGATCCTTTCCCGTGAGCTGTCGCTGGAGGAGATCGGCGAGATCCGCGAACAGGTGCCGGGCATGGAACTGGAAGTCTTCGTTCACGGCGCGCTGTGCATGGCCTACTCCGGCCGCTGCCTGCTGTCGGGCTATATCAACAAGCGCGACCCCAACCAGGGCAGCTGCACCAACGCCTGCCGTTGGGAATACAAGACCCACGAGGCGAAGGAGAACGAAGTCGGCGACATCGTGCACAAGTACGAACCGATCGTCGTGCAGCCGGCACAAGCTGCCAGCGCCGAGCCGACCCTCGGTGTTGGTGCGCCAACCGACGAAGTGTTCCTGCTCGAGGACAGCAGCCGTCCGGGCGAATTCATGTCCGCCTTCGAGGATGAACACGGCACCTACATCATGAACTCCAAGGACCTGCGTGCCGTGCAGCACGTCGAGCGACTGGTAAAGATGGGCGTGCACTCGCTGAAGATCGAGGGCCGCACCAAGAGCCACTACTACGTGGCACGTACCGCGCAGGTCTATCGCAAGGCCATCGACGATGCCCTCGCCGGCCGGCCGTTCGACAAGTCGCTGATGGACACCCTCGAATCGCTGGCCCACCGCGGCTACACCGAGGGCTTCCTGCGCCGTCACGTGCACGACGAATACCAGAACTACGAACGCGGCTTCTCGCTCTCCGAGCGTCAGCAGTTCGTCGGCGAGCTGACCGGCGAGCGCCGCAACGGCCTGGCCGAGGTGAAGGTGAAGAACCGCTTCGCGGTGGGCGACAGGCTGGAGCTGATGACGCCGCAGGGCAACCTCAACCTGCGCCTGGAGCGGCTGGAGAACAAGCGCAGCGAGGCCATAGAGGTGGCGCCGGGCGACGGCCATACGGTGTACCTGCCGGTGCCGGAAGACATCGATCTGCGCTACGCCCTGCTGATGCGCGAACTGGACGGCAGCACCACGCGCGGCTGA